One Equus quagga isolate Etosha38 chromosome 5, UCLA_HA_Equagga_1.0, whole genome shotgun sequence genomic window carries:
- the LOC124240129 gene encoding PRAME family member 8-like, which produces MWPTIPNRTFLQDFFWSRFRMSVRVPPRLLGLAGQSLLRDEASAIAALELLPPELFPPLFMEAFTGRHTETLKAMVQAWPFARLPLGGLMQTPHQEILQAVLDGLDVLLAQKVRPRRWKLQVLDLRNGGQNFWSLWSGAGVHVCSPMGPGAEDSSRSKQPLAPLKVFVDLCLKETTLDEFLTYLITWVKQREGWLHLCCKKLRIFAMPIQNIEKVLNMVQLDCIQQVEVNCPWQLSTLGVFAPYLGRMSNVQRLLLAHIHAAASEEEEQQVAHFTSQVLRLHHLRGLYIDSPSFLEGCLDQMLRCLKTPLETLSITNCQLTESDLTHLSHCLHISQLQNLDLSGISLTYFSPEPLQILLEKVAATLQNLDLDQCGIADSHLEAILPALSHCSQLRTFSMCGNPLSMAVMGRLLRHTDGLHRLRLEVYPAPLESYSPWGALHLGRLAWFRAELIEILRDLGRPRTVWLSTSPCPHCGNKTSHDLEPILWPCYMPA; this is translated from the exons ATGTGGCCGACAATCCCCAACA GGACGTTTCTGCAGGATTTCTTCTGGAGCAGATTCAGGATGAGTGTCCGGGTCCCACCCAGACTCCTGGGACTGGCAGGTCAGAGCCTGCTGAGGGATGAGGCCTCGGCCATCGCAGCTCTGGAGTTGCTGCCCCCCGAACTCTTCCCACCACTGTTCATGGAGGCCTTCACTGGGAGACACACAGAGACCCTGAAGGCGATGGTGCAGGCCTGGCCCTTCGCCCGTCTCCCTCTAGGGGGCCTGATGCAGACGCCTCACCAGGAGATCTTACAAGCCGTGCTTGATGGGCTCGATGTCCTGCTTGCCCAGAAGGTTCGCCCCAG GAGGTGGAAACTGCAGGTGCTGGATTTACGGAACGGTGGTCAGAACTTCTGGAGCCTGTGGTCTGGAGCCGGGGTCCACGTGTGCTCACCGATGGGACCAGGGGCTGAGGACAGTTCAAGGTCGAAGCAGCCCTTGGCTCCCTTGAAGGTGTTCGTAGACCTTTGCCTCAAGGAAACGACCCTGGATGAATTCCTCACCTACCTCATTACGTGGGTCAAGCAGAGAGAAGGTTGGCTACATCTGTGCTGTAAGAAGCTGAGGATTTTCGCCATGCCCATCCAAAATATTGAGAAGGTCTTGAATATGGTGCAGCTGGACTGCATCCAGCAGGTGGAAGTCAACTGCCCCTGGCAGCTGTCCACCCTGGGAGTGTTTGCTCCTTACCTGGGCCGGATGAGTAACGTGCAGAGACTCCTTCTCGCCCACATCCACGCGGCTGCCTccgaggaggaggagcagcaagtCGCCCACTTCACCTCTCAGGTCCTCAGGCTGCACCACCTCCGGGGGCTCTATATagactctccttccttcctcgAAGGCTGCCTGGACCAGATGCTCAG GTGCCTGAAGACCCCCTTGGAGACCTTATCAATAACTAATTGCCAGCTTACGGAATCAGACTTGACACACCTGTCCCACTGCCTGCACATCAGTCAGCTACAGAACCTGGATCTGAGTGGCATCAGCCTGACCTATTTTAGTCCTGAGCCCCTCCAAATCCTGCTGGAGAAAGTTGCAGCCACCCTCCAGAACCTGGACTTGGATCAGTGTGGGATCGCGGACTCCCATCTCGAGGCCATCCTGCCTGCCCTGAGCCACTGCTCCCAGCTCAGGACCTTCAGCATGTGTGGGAACCCCCTCTCCATGGCCGTCATGGGGAGGCTGCTGCGCCACACCGACGGGCTGCACCGATTAAGGCTGGAGGTGTATCCTGCCCCTCTGGAGAGTTACAGCCCCTGGGGGGCTCTCCACCTGGGCAGACTTGCCTGGTTTAGGGCTGAGCTGATAGAGATTCTGAGGGACTTGGGACGGCCCAGGACTGTGTGGCTTAGCACGAGCCCCTGTCCTCACTGTGGCAACAAGACATCCCATGACTTGGAGCCCATTCTGTGGCCCTGTTATATGCCCGCCTAG